In Zingiber officinale cultivar Zhangliang chromosome 1A, Zo_v1.1, whole genome shotgun sequence, a genomic segment contains:
- the LOC122033304 gene encoding protein HEAT INTOLERANT 4-like, with the protein MGKRKAAAAASRKRKKAASDAAKREGEEATTSKSQEEDPQKEPKKRRVKVPETETEYFAEKRNLEDLWQAAFPVGTEWDNMDKLREINWCFSNLESAFEEGGELHGKTVYIFGSTEAQMLNVNGQEKVVLVPIVVAVDSPIPPSDKIGVKSVQREKEEVIPMKTMKMAWVPYIPLDDRLSQVDRLKSQIFTMACTQRRSALKHLRIERVKQYDYCLPYLQPLKADEDEDDTVVNIMFPLEPPIVCDYDWEMDEIEEFTDNLIEEETLPEDKKDEFKEYVKEQVRERRKEQRQAKEARKKVIEDMDPKTREAMENMKFYKFYPVQTSDAPDISRVKVPYINRYYGKAHFLR; encoded by the exons ATGGGGAAGCGCAAGGCGGCGGCGGCAGCGtcaagaaagaggaagaaagctgcttctgatgcagcaaagCGGGAGGGAGAGGAGGCCACCACGAGCAAATCTCAGGAGGAGGATCCCCAGAAGGAGCCGAAGAAGAGACGGGTAAAGGTGCCGGAGACTGAAACCGAGTACTTCGCCGAGAAGAGGAACTTG GAAGATCTTTGGCAAGCAGCTTTTCCAGTTGGAACTGAG TGGGACAACATGGATAAACTTCGTGAGATTAATTGGTGTTTTTCAAATTTAGAG AGTGCCTTTGAGGAGGGTGGGGAGCTTCATGGGAAGACGGTCTACATCTTCGGCAGCACAGAGG CTCAAATGTTAAATGTGAATGGTCAAGAGAAAGTTGTGCTTGTTCCCATTGTGGTGGCT GTGGATTCTCCAATTCCACCATCTGATAAGATTGGTGTAAAATCTGTTCAAAGGGAGAAAGAGGAAGTAATACCCATGAAGACAATGAAAATGGCGTGGGTTCCATACATTCCACTCGACGATCG TCTAAGTCAAGTTGATAGATTGAAGTCTCAAATATTTACTATGGCTTGCACTCAAAGAAG ATCTGCATTAAAACATCTAAGGATTGAACGTGTCAAGCAATATGACTATTGCCTTCCTT ATCTTCAACCATTGAAAGCTGATGAAGATGAGGATGATACAGTTGTTAATATAATGTTTCCTTTAGAACCTCCG ATTGTCTGTGATTATGATTGGGAAATGGATGAAATTGAG GAGTTCACTGACAATCTTATTGAGGAGGAGACCCTACCAGAGGACAAGAAAGATGAGTTTAAG GAATATGTGAAGGAACAGGtcagagaaagaagaaaagaacagCGGCAG GCAAAGGAAGCTAGAAAAAAGGTGATAGAAGACATGGACCCAAAGACAAGGGAAGCCATGGAAAACATGAAATTTTACAAATTTTATCCTGTTCAGACGTCGGATGCACCTGACATCAGCCGTGTAAAG GTACCATACATAAATAGGTACTATGGTAAAGCTCATTTCTTGAGGTAG